The Amycolatopsis sp. DG1A-15b genome contains the following window.
TTTGGGACGTGAACGGTGCTCAGCGTGTCCCGTACGTGCAGGGCCGGCTGATCGAACCCGGCGTGGGTTAGAGGCTCGCCCAGCCGGTGGTGACCGCCGTGCCGTCCGCGGCGGTCACCGTCACCCGGGTCGCTCCGCGTTGGAGCCCCGTCGCCGTGAACCAGCCCTCCGCGCCGATCGGGCTCGTGCGCCGCTCGCCCGCCACCTCGATCACCGCGTCGCCCGTCGCGCCGGTGATCAGGCCGCGCAGCGAAACCCGGCCGCCCGCGTATTCCACCTGCAGCTCCACCGACACGCGCGGCGACTCGAACGACAGCAGCCGGACGTCGTCGCCCGCCGCGCGGACCGCGCCGGCTTCCGCCAGGTCCGAGTCGAAGGCCAGGTCCGCCAGCTCGGCGTCCAGGTCCCGGGTGGTCAGCGCCGCGCGGGCCTGGCGCAGCACGAGGTCCGGCACCGGGTCCGCCTCCGCCGCGGCCGCGCGCAGGAGGTCCATGAGCTCGTCGTCGGTGGTCATGTCCGGTCCTCCGTTCCGAGCCCGGCCTGGCCGGCCCGTTCGCGCAGCCGGCCCAGGCAGCGCTGCCGGGTCGGGCCGATGCTGCCGACCGGCATGTCGAGGGCGTCCGCGACCTCCGCGTACGACGGCGGTGGCGTCGCCATGAGCACGCGCAGCAGCCGACGGCACTGGTCGGACAGCTTGTCGAGCGCGCGCCAGAGCGCGGCGTCGCGCTCGCCCAGCAGCAGGGCCGCGTCGACGGCCGGGCCGGACGCCGGTTCGCTCTGCCAGACCTGCTCGTCGGCCGGGCGCTCCCGGTCGGTGCGGC
Protein-coding sequences here:
- a CDS encoding sigma-70 family RNA polymerase sigma factor, with the protein product MDTTTLLEAAARGDQAAWDALVDRFASLLWSIARAHRLSDADAADVVQTTWLKLVENLGRIKEPERLPGWLATTTRHECLRQLRRTDRERPADEQVWQSEPASGPAVDAALLLGERDAALWRALDKLSDQCRRLLRVLMATPPPSYAEVADALDMPVGSIGPTRQRCLGRLRERAGQAGLGTEDRT